A segment of the Streptomyces sp. NBC_01235 genome:
TCCTCGGGCTGTGGGCCGGCGACGGCGGCGAGGGTGCCAGGCATTGGCTGCACATCCTCACCGAGATCAAGAACCGCGGCGTCAGCGACGTCCTCATGCTGGTCTGCGACGGGCTCAAGGGCCTGCCCGAGGCGGTGGAGACCGTCTGGCCGCAGACGATCGTGCAGACCTGCGTGGTCCACCTGCTGCGGAACTCCTTCCGCTATGCCGCCCGCCAGGACTGGGACAAGATCGCCAAGCTCCTCAAGCCCGTCTACACCGCCCCCACCGAAGACGCGGCCCTGGAGCGGTTCGCGGAGTTCGCGGACGCCTGGGGCAGGAAGTATCCGGCGATCGTGAAACTGTGGGAGAACGCCTGGGAAGAGTTCACCACGTTCCTGCGGTTCGACACCGAGATTCGCCGCATCGTCTGCACTACGAATGCGATCGAGTCGGTCAACGCGCGGATCCGGCGGGCGGTCAAGGCCCGCGGGCACTTCCCGAACGAGCAGGCCGCGTTGAAGTGCGTCTACATGGCCATCATGTCGCTCGACCCCACAGGCAAGGGCCAAGCCCGCTGGACCATGCGCTGGAAGACCGCATTGAACGCCTTCGACATCACCTTCGACGGCCGCCTCTCAGTAGCCCGTCAGTAACCAACAACCCCAGTTGCACCGCTCGTTTGACAAACCCGCAACCGCAACGACTGCAAGGCGTGGGAACTGTCCGGCGCGAAGGACGCCGTCGGCCGGGCGACGGTCATCGCAGATGGCGGCTATCGGGGCACTGGTCTGGTCATCCCGCACCGCCGCGAGAAGGGGCCAGGCCGAACTCCCGGCTTGGAAAGAGGAACACAACGCCTCCCACCGCAAGGTCCGCGCCCGCGTCGAGCACGCCTTCGCCCGTATGAAGACCTGGAAGATCATGCGTGACTGCCGCCTGAAGGGCGGCGTTCGCCACGCCGTGCTCGGTATCGCCCGCCTGCACATTCTCGCCCTCGCCGGATAACGGAGAAACCAGCAGGCCAGCCAGCACGCCAGAGATCATTACGGGACAGCCCTTAGCTTGATCTTTAACCTCGGGTGTCGAATGCCCCCTCGAACTTGATCACTCGCGTCGGTAACTCCCGTACACGCAGGCGGCCTTCGGCTGATCATGTGCTCCGACCATGGAATACACACGCTCAGCACGAAGGCCGTGGGAACGAGTCTGCTGCAGCACGTTGTCCGGCAGGAGTCGTTCGCTGCACTGTCACGCTTCCGGGGCGAGTTCCACTCCTGCCTGACCAGCCGTGCGGATGCGTTGTTCGAGCTGGCCGATGCCGTGCTGTGTGCGGACGGCCCGGTCCGGTCGTTGGTGGAACTGTCGCTGGTGGGTGAACACCGCCGCAGACGCGGCGGGCTCTACGGCGCCCTGGCCGCAGGCCGGGTGGACGTCGCCCGGTCGCGGCGGGCACTGGCCGCGGTGCCGCTGCCACGGGCGGCGGACAGCCGACTCGTGCTGGCCGCCGAAGAGCTCTCTGACGCCTGGTGGGCGGGCGGATCAGCGCAGTCCGGCGAACAGGTCGTTCTCGGGCACGGCCGCTCCGGTGGTGTCCTGGACACGTATGAAGGTCTCGACGCCCATCAACTCGGTGAACCTCTCCTGGCCCATCCTGAGGAAGAAGATGTTCTCGCCCTGGCTGGCGTGTGCGGCCAGCGCATCGAACTTCTGGCCGCCGAACGCGGTGGTGTCCACCCAGGTGGTGATCTCCTCGTCGGGGAGTCCGATCTCGGCCAGCGCGGCGGCCTCAGCGGGATCCGGCTCCTGTCCGTCCGCCCCGAACTCGCGCATGACCTCCCCGAACCGCTGCATCATCGAGCGGGGCGCCGTCGTCCAGTACACCTTCGGTGTCAGCGCGGTCATCGCCAGCGCCGCCATCGTGATGCGGTTGGCCTGGATGTGGTCGGGGTGGCCGTAGAAGCCGTTCTCGTCGTAGGTGACGACCACATCGGGCTGGTAGCGCCGCAAGAGTTCCGCGAGTCGGGCAGCGCCCTCCTCCACGGGGGTCTGCCAGAAGGATCCGGGGGCGTCATTGGTCGGCCAGCCCATCATCCCGGAGTCGGCGTAGTCCAGCATCTCCAGATGACTGATCTTCAGGACTTCGCAGCTTGCCGCGAGTTCTTCACGCCGCATCAAGGCGACGGCCGCCGGATCGTGCCCGGGATCGCCCGGCTTGACACCCCCCGGTCCGTCACCGCAACCGCCGTCGGTGCACGTCACGAGGACCGTGCGAATGCCCTCCGCCGCGTACCGCGCGAGGACACCTCCCGTTCCAGTGGCCTCATCGTCGGGGTGAGCGTGTACCGCCATGAGCGTCAAGGGCCAGTCATTCATGAAACATCCTCCTGTGTGAAAAGGCCTCGGTCGGAATCCGCGGCGGGCGTATGAGCGGTCGCCCCTCGATATCGGATGTCGGACGACCGGGCGTACCGCGGACCCGGGAGCCCCGGATCATGTCGGGACGGCTTGTTGGTCTCTGTGTTCCGAGCCCGCGTGGTGCCGGTCTCTTGACCGGTGCAACAGTGTCGGCCGGACCGGCTGTTCCCGCCGCGCACCGGAACATCCATGGGTCTTGGCCTTCGCGAGAGCGCGTGCGCGCTGCACCGGCCCGGGTCGCGGCAGGCCGGTGCGCGGATCGCGACTCCTGACAGAAGGTCCGTGGCCTCCCCGTGTGCGGGGACGGCCTGGCGGAACGGGCCGAGTGCCCGTCTGCCGCGCGGGGTGCCGATCCGCCGCCGCTGTGCGGCCGGCAAGCGTGAGAGGTGGTCCACGCCGTGGCGCGGGACGTCGAGCGTGGCAACATAGGTGACCAAAGTGAAGCCTCTGGTGGTTGCGGACATGATCTTGTGGTGAGACCTGTCCTACCTGAGGTTCTACGTGCGTCTGCGGTCGGGTGTGGTCCGTCCGACTCTCCTTCGCCAGGCGGTGGTTCACACCGCTTCGCGCAGATCATTTCGCTGAGAACTCGTCATTGGCCGGCCCGTTCTTCCCAGGGCTCGGCGGACGAGTCGGCTAACGCGCCACGCGGTAGCGGAGGTAGACGACTCCCGAGCTGAAGGTGCGGGTCTCGGCGAGTTCGAGATCCACCCGGCGCTCGTGCCGGGGAAAGAACGGAATGCCACCGCCGACCAGCACCGGGTAGACCCTGGCCCGGTACTCGTCGATCAGACCCAAGGCGGCCGCCTCGGCGGCGAGAGTCGCGCCGCCGATCGCGATGTCGCCGTCCCCCGGTTCGGCTCGCAACCGCTCGATCTCCTCCGCCAGGCCGCCGGAGGCCAGGCGGGCATTGCCCTGCACCGCCGACAGCGTGGTGGAGAACACCACCTTGGGGAGCGGCTTCCAGATCGCGGCAAACTCGAGCGTTGAGAAGTCGAGCGATGGATTCTGGTCGGCGGTCTCCCAGTACAGCATCGTCTCGTACAGTCGTCGTCCCAACAGGTGGACGCCGACCTCTCGCACCTCGTCGGTGGCGAAGCGAAAGACCTCCTCGTCGGGCGCCGTCCAGTCGAAGCCGCCGTCCGGCCCGACGATGTAGCCGTCAAGTGAGACGCTCATCGAATAGGTCACGCTGCGCATCAGAAGTCCTCCTCGGTAACGGGTTCGACAGTACGACCGCCGGACGCCGCAGTACTCATCGCGGCTCGCGAGATCCCCTGGACCGAGTCACCTC
Coding sequences within it:
- a CDS encoding PIG-L family deacetylase, coding for MNDWPLTLMAVHAHPDDEATGTGGVLARYAAEGIRTVLVTCTDGGCGDGPGGVKPGDPGHDPAAVALMRREELAASCEVLKISHLEMLDYADSGMMGWPTNDAPGSFWQTPVEEGAARLAELLRRYQPDVVVTYDENGFYGHPDHIQANRITMAALAMTALTPKVYWTTAPRSMMQRFGEVMREFGADGQEPDPAEAAALAEIGLPDEEITTWVDTTAFGGQKFDALAAHASQGENIFFLRMGQERFTELMGVETFIRVQDTTGAAVPENDLFAGLR
- a CDS encoding dihydrofolate reductase family protein produces the protein MRSVTYSMSVSLDGYIVGPDGGFDWTAPDEEVFRFATDEVREVGVHLLGRRLYETMLYWETADQNPSLDFSTLEFAAIWKPLPKVVFSTTLSAVQGNARLASGGLAEEIERLRAEPGDGDIAIGGATLAAEAAALGLIDEYRARVYPVLVGGGIPFFPRHERRVDLELAETRTFSSGVVYLRYRVAR